Proteins from one Paenibacillus sp. J23TS9 genomic window:
- a CDS encoding methyl-accepting chemotaxis protein — translation MKLAQKITLAMFSLLFIMGMSVGLFGYRMAYRQVDESAGIELVGCANITTGLVDPAEIEALSSGETTARDKVETSIDWITSHKPIFKEVFILTMDGRVLAADSKLKKRGYEAGSAFYLDSADAQMIKTMKHPLYSQVYTYNHVRLKTGYAPIFQNNDPTKEIVGLLAVNFDASIIQERTLEMIVKPYALGAAMLMATAIVIYVMVSRMVRPLSVLTRQVEHVAAGDLTLGPLSFTQRDEIGRLARSFDQMTQNLKNIITEVRDTSRHVLASAQQLSASAQQTGEAGEHTVLVTAELAEGAEKQLEILGKGAALVQDMSSFIRNISLNAEQALFSASGNLEKANTGSQSMKNTALQMNLVNRTFAELAQTIQLLTNHSHDIKSVLDIISDIAKETHLLALNAAIEAARAGEEGRGFSVVATSVRKLAERSASSVERIEAMVLNTLDIMETAGTSMQQTALQIAQGSELITSAGNSFHLIEHSAGQIAKQSQYISSSVHQLSESARQLVNSIQTIVDVANQTSDSAQSMSAASEQQLAAMEEVDSSAYFLSTLSEKLQHLIERFKL, via the coding sequence ATGAAACTGGCTCAAAAAATCACATTGGCAATGTTCTCCCTGCTCTTCATCATGGGCATGTCTGTAGGGCTGTTCGGGTACCGGATGGCGTACCGGCAGGTAGACGAGTCCGCAGGCATCGAGCTGGTGGGCTGCGCCAACATCACAACCGGACTGGTTGATCCGGCGGAGATTGAGGCATTATCCAGCGGTGAGACCACAGCAAGGGACAAGGTTGAGACAAGCATTGATTGGATTACCTCGCATAAGCCCATATTTAAAGAAGTTTTTATACTGACCATGGATGGCCGTGTCCTCGCAGCCGACAGCAAGCTCAAAAAAAGGGGGTATGAAGCAGGGAGTGCCTTTTATCTCGATTCCGCAGACGCACAAATGATAAAAACCATGAAGCATCCTTTATATTCACAGGTATATACATATAACCATGTCCGGCTGAAAACGGGTTATGCGCCTATTTTTCAAAACAATGATCCCACCAAGGAAATCGTCGGTCTGCTCGCAGTTAATTTCGATGCTTCTATCATTCAGGAGCGTACCCTGGAGATGATCGTTAAGCCTTATGCCCTGGGGGCTGCAATGCTAATGGCTACCGCTATCGTTATCTATGTCATGGTCAGCCGGATGGTAAGACCGCTCTCTGTGCTGACCCGCCAGGTGGAACATGTAGCTGCAGGCGACTTGACCCTTGGCCCGCTCTCCTTCACCCAACGTGATGAAATCGGCCGTCTGGCGCGGAGCTTTGATCAGATGACCCAAAATTTAAAAAATATTATCACGGAAGTCCGTGATACCTCGCGGCATGTCTTGGCGTCGGCGCAGCAGCTCTCCGCCAGCGCGCAGCAGACGGGCGAGGCCGGTGAGCATACGGTGCTCGTCACAGCCGAGCTGGCAGAAGGCGCTGAAAAACAGCTTGAAATTCTCGGAAAAGGGGCTGCTCTGGTGCAGGATATGTCCAGCTTCATCCGCAATATCTCCTTGAATGCTGAACAGGCGCTGTTCTCAGCAAGCGGCAATCTGGAGAAAGCGAATACCGGCTCCCAATCCATGAAAAATACTGCACTCCAGATGAACCTCGTCAATAGAACCTTTGCGGAGCTGGCGCAAACGATCCAGCTGCTGACCAACCATTCCCATGACATCAAAAGTGTATTGGATATCATCTCGGACATTGCCAAAGAGACGCATCTGCTCGCCCTGAATGCGGCCATTGAGGCCGCGAGGGCCGGTGAAGAAGGCCGCGGATTCTCTGTCGTGGCAACCTCCGTTCGTAAGCTGGCCGAGCGTTCCGCAAGCTCCGTGGAGAGAATTGAAGCCATGGTACTGAATACCTTGGATATCATGGAAACGGCCGGAACCAGCATGCAGCAGACCGCTCTTCAGATTGCGCAGGGCAGTGAGCTCATCACATCTGCGGGCAACTCTTTCCATCTGATTGAGCATTCAGCCGGCCAGATTGCTAAGCAGAGCCAGTATATTTCCTCTTCCGTACACCAGTTGTCGGAAAGTGCGAGGCAGCTCGTTAACTCTATACAGACCATCGTCGATGTCGCCAATCAGACCAGCGACAGCGCACAGAGCATGTCGGCCGCTTCCGAACAGCAGCTGGCGGCCATGGAGGAAGTCGATTCATCGGCCTATTTTCTCTCCACCCTGTCGGAGAAGCTTCAGCATCTGATCGAAAGGTTCAAGCTCTAG